A part of Micromonospora chersina genomic DNA contains:
- a CDS encoding glycosyltransferase family 4 protein, with protein sequence MSRTLLITNDFPPRPGGIQSFVHHLAVRQPPGSVVVYASSWRGAAKFDADQPFEVVRERTKVLLPTPLVARRAARLARAYDCDTVWFGAAAPLGLLAAGLRRRTGIRRAVALTHGHEAGWAALPGARSALRRIGRGVDVTTYLGEYTRVRLARVLDGVTELRRLAPGVDVDTYHPGVDGERVRLRLGLADRPVVVCVSRLVPRKGQDMLIRAMPEIRRRVPDAALLVVGGGPYRATLEKLARQTGVERDVVFTGSVPSAELPAHYAAGDVYAMPCRTRNRGLDVEGLGIVYLEASATGLPVVAGDSGGAPDAVREGETGYVVRGRDVAQLADRVATLLADRDLARQFGAAGRAWVEREWRWETQAERMAALLAG encoded by the coding sequence ATGAGCCGCACCTTGCTGATCACCAACGACTTCCCGCCCCGCCCCGGCGGCATCCAGTCGTTCGTGCACCACCTGGCGGTGCGCCAGCCACCGGGCTCCGTGGTGGTCTACGCGTCGAGCTGGCGCGGCGCGGCCAAGTTCGACGCGGACCAGCCGTTCGAGGTGGTCCGGGAGCGCACCAAGGTGCTGCTGCCCACCCCGCTGGTGGCCCGCCGGGCGGCGCGGCTGGCGCGGGCGTACGACTGCGACACGGTGTGGTTCGGCGCGGCGGCCCCGCTGGGGCTGCTCGCGGCGGGGCTGCGGCGGCGGACCGGGATCCGCCGGGCGGTGGCGCTCACCCACGGGCACGAGGCCGGCTGGGCCGCGCTGCCCGGCGCCCGGTCGGCGCTGCGCCGGATCGGCCGCGGTGTGGACGTCACCACCTACCTCGGTGAGTACACCCGGGTCCGGCTGGCCCGGGTGCTCGACGGGGTGACCGAGCTGCGCCGGCTCGCGCCGGGCGTCGACGTGGACACCTACCACCCGGGCGTCGACGGCGAACGGGTGCGGCTGCGGCTGGGGCTGGCCGACCGGCCGGTGGTGGTGTGCGTGTCGCGCCTGGTCCCGCGCAAGGGGCAGGACATGCTCATCCGGGCGATGCCGGAGATCCGCCGCCGGGTGCCGGACGCCGCGCTGCTGGTCGTCGGCGGCGGCCCCTACCGGGCGACGCTGGAGAAGCTGGCCCGGCAGACCGGTGTGGAACGCGACGTGGTGTTCACCGGGTCGGTGCCCTCGGCCGAGCTGCCCGCCCACTACGCGGCCGGCGACGTCTACGCGATGCCCTGCCGCACCCGCAACCGCGGCCTGGATGTCGAGGGCCTGGGGATCGTCTACCTGGAGGCCAGCGCGACCGGGCTGCCGGTGGTGGCCGGCGACTCCGGCGGCGCGCCGGACGCGGTCCGCGAGGGCGAGACCGGTTACGTGGTCCGCGGCCGGGACGTGGCCCAGCTCGCCGACCGGGTGGCGACCCTGCTCGCCGACCGGGACCTGGCCCGCCAGTTCGGCGCGGCCGGCCGGGCCTGGGTGGAGCGCGAGTGGCGCTGGGAGACCCAGGCCGAGCGGATGGCCGCCCTGCTCGCCGGCTGA
- a CDS encoding MMPL family transporter — protein sequence MSPHRLAGLPAGRRGKYAVLLLWLALLVAAGPLAVKLGEVQDNSTLGALPAGAESSRAVQRAETAFPGSRHPLAIAVYVRDTGLTPADRARVDADRAAFAAYADGGAVSPPVASADGRALLLSLPVSLDDERRADAVGALKDRLADGAPPGLRTALTGEAAAEHDVFDAFDGMDGALLLATALTVALLLLVTYRSPVLWLIPLVAVAVANQLAGAVVYLLARHAGLAVDFQSQTILTVLVFGVGVDYALLLIARYREELRRHADRHAAMAVALRRSAGAVCASAATVAIGLLCLLAADLPATRGLGPVGAVGIAAALLAMTTLLPAVLVLCGRWLFWPFVPRYTPGADTRDRAADHGVWRRIAGLVAGRPRAVWLGTAAALAALALGIGNLGLGLPDDESFTTEVGSVAGQRLIAAHYPGGSAAPAEILAAAGTADRVVAAARAVPGVAEVGAPEPSADGRWVRVPAVLAGAPDSDAARDTVTRLRAAVHAVPDARALVGGRTATLLDEERTVNRDNRVVIPLVLAVVLVILVLLLRSLVAPLLLMASVVLSYAAAMGAAGLVLDALGHPRLFVGVPLQAFLFLVALGVDYTIFLMTRAREEVARIGHRPGVLRALAVTGGVITSAGVVLAATFGALLVLPLVPSVQMGVIVALGILLDTLLVRSLLIPALTLDLGARTWWPGRLARRSPRPVAAEPALART from the coding sequence ATGTCCCCGCATCGCCTGGCCGGCCTGCCCGCCGGCCGCCGCGGCAAGTACGCGGTCCTCCTGCTCTGGCTGGCGCTGCTCGTGGCGGCCGGCCCGCTCGCCGTCAAGCTCGGCGAGGTCCAGGACAACTCGACGCTCGGCGCGCTGCCGGCCGGCGCCGAGAGCAGCCGGGCCGTGCAGCGCGCCGAGACGGCCTTCCCCGGCTCGCGGCACCCGCTCGCCATCGCCGTCTACGTCCGCGACACCGGGCTCACCCCGGCCGACCGGGCCCGGGTCGACGCCGACCGCGCCGCCTTCGCCGCGTACGCGGACGGCGGGGCGGTGTCCCCGCCGGTGGCCTCCGCCGACGGTCGGGCGCTGCTGCTCTCCCTACCGGTCAGCCTGGACGACGAGCGGCGCGCCGACGCGGTCGGCGCGCTCAAGGACCGGCTGGCCGACGGCGCGCCGCCCGGCCTGCGGACCGCGCTGACCGGAGAGGCGGCTGCCGAGCACGACGTCTTCGACGCGTTCGACGGGATGGACGGCGCGCTGCTGCTGGCCACCGCGCTCACCGTCGCCCTGCTCCTGCTTGTCACCTACCGCAGCCCGGTGCTGTGGCTGATCCCGCTCGTCGCGGTGGCCGTGGCCAACCAGCTCGCCGGGGCGGTGGTCTACCTGCTGGCCCGGCACGCCGGGCTGGCCGTCGACTTCCAGAGCCAGACCATCCTCACCGTGCTGGTCTTCGGCGTCGGCGTGGACTACGCCCTGCTGCTCATCGCCCGCTACCGGGAGGAGCTGCGCCGGCACGCCGACCGGCACGCCGCCATGGCGGTCGCGCTGCGCCGCTCGGCCGGCGCGGTCTGCGCGTCGGCGGCGACCGTCGCGATCGGACTGCTCTGCCTGCTCGCGGCCGATCTGCCGGCCACCCGCGGCCTGGGCCCGGTCGGCGCGGTCGGCATCGCCGCGGCGCTGCTGGCCATGACCACCCTGCTGCCCGCAGTGCTGGTGCTGTGCGGCAGGTGGCTGTTCTGGCCGTTCGTGCCCCGGTACACACCCGGCGCCGACACCCGCGACCGCGCCGCCGACCACGGGGTGTGGCGGCGGATCGCCGGCCTGGTCGCCGGCCGGCCCCGGGCGGTCTGGCTCGGCACCGCCGCCGCGCTGGCCGCGCTGGCCCTGGGCATCGGCAACCTCGGCCTGGGCCTTCCCGACGACGAGTCGTTCACCACCGAGGTCGGCTCGGTCGCCGGCCAGCGGCTGATCGCCGCCCACTACCCGGGCGGCTCGGCAGCGCCGGCCGAGATCCTGGCCGCCGCCGGTACGGCCGACCGGGTGGTGGCCGCCGCCCGCGCGGTGCCCGGGGTCGCCGAGGTGGGCGCGCCCGAGCCCTCGGCGGACGGCCGGTGGGTCCGGGTGCCGGCCGTGCTCGCCGGCGCGCCGGACAGCGACGCCGCCCGGGACACGGTGACCCGGCTGCGAGCAGCCGTGCACGCGGTGCCCGACGCGCGGGCCCTGGTCGGGGGGCGGACGGCCACGCTGCTCGACGAGGAACGCACGGTGAACCGGGACAACCGGGTGGTCATCCCGCTGGTGCTCGCGGTCGTCCTGGTCATCCTCGTGCTGCTGCTGCGGTCGCTGGTCGCGCCGCTGCTGCTGATGGCCAGCGTGGTGCTGTCGTACGCGGCTGCCATGGGTGCGGCCGGGCTGGTGCTCGACGCCCTGGGCCACCCCCGGCTCTTCGTCGGGGTCCCGTTGCAGGCGTTCCTGTTCCTGGTGGCGCTCGGTGTGGACTACACCATCTTCCTGATGACCCGGGCCCGCGAGGAGGTCGCCCGGATCGGGCACCGGCCGGGCGTGCTGCGCGCGCTCGCCGTCACCGGCGGGGTGATCACCAGCGCGGGCGTGGTGCTGGCCGCCACCTTCGGCGCGCTGCTGGTGCTGCCGCTGGTGCCGTCGGTGCAGATGGGCGTCATCGTGGCGCTGGGCATCCTGCTCGACACCCTGCTGGTGCGCAGCCTGCTGATCCCGGCGCTGACCCTGGACCTCGGCGCGCGCACCTGGTGGCCGGGGCGGCTGGCCCGCCGGTCGCCGCGGCCGGTCGCGGCGGAGCCGGCCCTCGCCCGCACCTGA
- a CDS encoding sensor histidine kinase: MDGVRGLLRTWIRPGAVTAAQGLLIALLALATHVALFVLSLVSLLLIPVFGVGFALFPVVTALVRLCVGLHRRLARWGGTEMATPYLPAPAGAQFGTWRRFRWVVSDPATWRDLSWLLPGAVTGAVCLAAFVLPVYGLEGLLGVPLVLHLTVGFGYGPFWPIDNLVEALLCFPLGALFLVGGVAAGRWLVWVHLAFARFFLPPTRTAELALRVRQLTVTRAETVDAQAAELRRIERDLHDGAQARIVALSMSIGLAEQLVGDDPEAVRRLLAEARETSGQALAELRGLVRGIHPPVLAERGLAGAVRALALAVPLPVAVTVDLPGRPAAPVESAAYFAVAEGLANVSKHSGASRAWVELGHSDGRLTIVVGDDGRGGADAAAGGGLAGMGRRLAAFDGTMVVTSPAGGPTVIAMELPCELSSPRISPSSGTG; encoded by the coding sequence GTGGACGGCGTACGCGGACTGCTCCGCACCTGGATCCGGCCCGGCGCGGTCACCGCCGCGCAGGGGCTGCTGATCGCCCTGCTGGCGTTGGCCACGCACGTCGCGCTCTTCGTGCTGTCCCTGGTGTCGCTGCTGCTGATCCCGGTGTTCGGCGTGGGGTTCGCGCTATTCCCGGTGGTCACCGCGCTGGTCCGGCTCTGCGTCGGTCTGCACCGCCGGCTGGCCCGGTGGGGCGGGACGGAGATGGCCACGCCCTACCTGCCGGCCCCGGCGGGCGCGCAGTTCGGCACCTGGCGGCGGTTCCGCTGGGTGGTGAGCGACCCGGCCACCTGGCGTGACCTGTCCTGGCTGCTGCCCGGCGCGGTTACCGGCGCGGTCTGCCTGGCCGCCTTCGTCCTGCCGGTGTACGGCCTGGAGGGCCTGCTCGGGGTCCCGCTGGTGCTGCACCTGACCGTCGGCTTCGGCTACGGCCCGTTCTGGCCGATCGACAACCTCGTCGAGGCGCTGCTCTGCTTCCCGCTGGGCGCACTGTTCCTGGTCGGCGGAGTGGCCGCGGGGCGCTGGCTGGTCTGGGTCCACCTGGCCTTCGCCCGGTTCTTCCTGCCGCCCACCCGCACGGCCGAGCTGGCGCTACGGGTCCGCCAGCTCACCGTCACCCGCGCCGAGACGGTGGACGCGCAGGCGGCCGAGCTGCGGCGGATCGAGCGGGACCTGCACGACGGTGCGCAGGCCCGGATCGTCGCGCTGAGCATGAGCATCGGCCTGGCCGAGCAGCTCGTGGGGGACGACCCGGAGGCGGTGCGGCGGCTGCTCGCCGAGGCGCGGGAGACCAGCGGGCAGGCCCTGGCGGAGCTGCGCGGGCTGGTACGCGGCATCCACCCGCCGGTGCTCGCCGAGCGCGGCCTGGCGGGCGCCGTACGCGCGCTGGCGCTGGCCGTGCCGCTGCCGGTGGCGGTGACCGTCGACCTGCCGGGCCGCCCGGCCGCCCCGGTGGAGTCCGCCGCGTACTTCGCGGTGGCCGAGGGGCTGGCGAACGTGAGCAAGCACAGCGGGGCGTCCCGGGCCTGGGTCGAGCTGGGTCACAGCGACGGGCGGCTGACCATCGTGGTCGGTGACGACGGGCGGGGCGGGGCCGACGCGGCGGCGGGCGGCGGCCTGGCGGGGATGGGGCGTCGCCTGGCCGCGTTCGATGGGACGATGGTGGTGACCAGTCCGGCCGGTGGGCCCACCGTCATCGCCATGGAGCTGCCGTGCGAGTTGTCATCGCCGAGGATCTCGCCCTCCTCCGGGACGGGCTGA
- a CDS encoding response regulator: protein MRVVIAEDLALLRDGLIRILEAFGCQVVAAVDNGPSVLPALTAHRPDVAVLDVRLPPTFTDEGLQAAIRARAEIPGLPILVLSQHVEQLYARELLSDRLGGVGYLLKDRVSHVDQFVDAVRRVAAGGTVMDPEVVAQLLASRSGAGPLDELTAREREVLGLMAEGRSNAAVAARLFVTEKAVNKHINNIFSKLRMPPSGDDNRRVLAVLAYLHGEDGRRPRTPA from the coding sequence GTGCGAGTTGTCATCGCCGAGGATCTCGCCCTCCTCCGGGACGGGCTGATCCGCATCCTGGAGGCGTTCGGCTGCCAGGTGGTCGCGGCCGTCGACAACGGACCGTCGGTGCTGCCCGCGCTGACCGCGCACCGCCCGGACGTCGCGGTGCTCGACGTGCGGCTGCCGCCCACCTTCACCGACGAGGGGTTGCAGGCCGCCATCCGAGCCCGCGCCGAGATCCCCGGGCTGCCGATCCTGGTGCTGTCCCAGCACGTCGAGCAGCTCTACGCCCGGGAGCTGCTCTCCGACCGCCTCGGCGGGGTGGGCTACCTGCTCAAGGACCGGGTGTCCCACGTGGACCAGTTCGTCGACGCGGTGCGCCGGGTGGCCGCCGGCGGCACGGTGATGGACCCGGAGGTGGTCGCCCAGTTGCTGGCCAGCCGGTCCGGGGCGGGGCCGCTGGACGAGCTGACCGCCCGGGAGCGGGAGGTGCTCGGCCTGATGGCCGAGGGCCGGTCCAACGCGGCGGTCGCGGCCCGGCTCTTCGTCACCGAGAAGGCGGTCAACAAGCACATCAACAACATCTTCAGCAAGCTGCGGATGCCGCCGTCCGGCGACGACAACCGGCGGGTGCTGGCCGTGCTGGCGTACCTGCACGGTGAGGACGGCCGCCGGCCGCGCACCCCGGCCTGA
- a CDS encoding putative bifunctional diguanylate cyclase/phosphodiesterase, with product MTQAQLEALLQRLTERLALALRADPFDLRIGQQVGAELVQAHIASAEGLGRTIEVIQLRLVRDLDLAVDDVEDRMARLLATVATGYARALRDRTLDEQEAIRRAAMMARAQAERALRESEARFRHQATHDPLTDLPNRTLFTERLTTAITAPGRGADRIGVCFLDLDRFKVVNDSLGHQVGDSLLVSVARRLRRALGEHLVARLGGDEFVILVERTGCTEDVVKVAEAALAAVSEPALVEGHELTVSASIGIVERQVAGTSPMELMRAADSTLHWAKAAGGARWSIFDADRNRRELARYALSAAIPAALDRGEFYLDYQPLTGLRDGRVVGMEALVRWRHPELGVLRPDSFIPLAEETGLIVRLGSWVLAEACREAGTWAAGAADAPFVSVNLAVRQLHRPGLVQEVQGVLGRTGLPPERLQLEITESTMMSTVAEPVRALRVLADLGVRVAIDDFGTGYCNLAYLRDLPVSELKVAGEFVAGLRAPADDPGSRTDERILASLVSLAHALGLTVTAEGVETADQADRLRAIGCDAGQGWHFGRPGPAVPHLRRSPALTDSVS from the coding sequence ATGACCCAGGCCCAGTTGGAGGCGCTGCTCCAGCGGCTCACCGAGCGCCTGGCCCTGGCGCTGCGCGCCGACCCGTTCGACCTGCGGATCGGCCAGCAGGTCGGCGCCGAGCTGGTGCAGGCGCACATCGCCTCCGCCGAGGGGCTCGGCCGCACCATCGAGGTGATCCAGCTCCGTCTGGTGCGGGACCTCGACCTGGCCGTCGACGACGTCGAGGACCGGATGGCCCGGCTGCTCGCCACCGTCGCCACCGGGTACGCCCGCGCCCTGCGCGACCGCACGCTCGACGAGCAGGAGGCCATCCGGCGGGCCGCCATGATGGCCCGGGCGCAGGCCGAACGGGCGCTGCGGGAGAGCGAGGCCCGGTTCCGGCACCAGGCCACCCACGACCCGCTGACCGACCTGCCCAACCGCACCCTGTTCACCGAGCGGCTCACCACCGCGATCACCGCGCCCGGGCGGGGTGCCGACCGGATCGGGGTCTGCTTCCTCGACCTGGACCGGTTCAAAGTCGTCAACGACTCCCTCGGCCACCAGGTCGGCGACTCGCTGCTGGTCTCGGTGGCGCGGCGGCTGCGGCGGGCGCTCGGCGAGCACCTGGTGGCCCGGCTCGGCGGCGACGAGTTCGTCATCCTGGTCGAGCGCACCGGGTGCACCGAGGACGTGGTCAAGGTGGCCGAGGCGGCCCTGGCGGCGGTGAGCGAGCCGGCGCTTGTCGAGGGGCACGAGCTGACCGTGTCGGCCAGCATCGGCATCGTGGAGCGGCAGGTGGCCGGCACCTCGCCGATGGAGCTGATGCGCGCGGCGGACAGCACCCTGCACTGGGCCAAGGCGGCCGGCGGGGCCCGCTGGTCGATCTTCGACGCCGACCGCAACCGCCGTGAGCTGGCCCGCTACGCCCTCTCCGCCGCGATCCCCGCGGCGCTGGACCGGGGCGAGTTCTACCTCGACTACCAGCCGCTGACCGGGCTGCGCGACGGCCGGGTGGTCGGCATGGAGGCGCTGGTCCGCTGGCGCCACCCGGAGCTGGGCGTGCTCCGCCCGGACAGCTTCATCCCGCTCGCCGAGGAGACCGGCCTGATCGTCCGGCTCGGCAGCTGGGTGCTCGCCGAGGCGTGCCGCGAGGCGGGAACCTGGGCGGCCGGGGCGGCCGACGCCCCGTTCGTGAGCGTCAACCTGGCCGTCCGCCAGCTGCACCGGCCCGGGCTGGTGCAGGAGGTGCAGGGCGTGCTCGGGCGCACCGGCCTGCCCCCCGAACGGCTGCAACTGGAGATCACCGAGAGCACCATGATGAGCACCGTGGCGGAGCCGGTCCGTGCCCTGCGGGTGCTGGCCGACCTCGGCGTCCGGGTCGCCATCGACGACTTCGGCACCGGCTACTGCAACCTGGCGTACCTGCGGGACCTGCCGGTGAGCGAGCTGAAGGTGGCCGGCGAGTTCGTGGCCGGGCTGCGCGCACCGGCCGACGACCCGGGCAGCCGCACCGACGAGCGGATCCTCGCCTCGCTGGTCTCCCTGGCGCACGCCCTCGGCCTGACCGTCACCGCCGAGGGGGTGGAGACCGCCGACCAGGCGGACCGGCTGCGCGCGATCGGCTGCGACGCCGGGCAGGGCTGGCACTTCGGCCGCCCCGGACCGGCCGTGCCGCACCTGCGCCGCTCCCCCGCCCTGACCGACAGCGTCTCCTGA
- a CDS encoding SAM-dependent methyltransferase yields the protein MQRPDWAPETIDIERPSVARMYDYYLGGSHNFAADRAAARAMVEAVPEAPLMAQANRAFLRRAVQFLADSGVRQFLDIGSGIPTVGNVHEIAQRIDPESRVVYVDVDPVAVAHSQEILAGNDRAAVVQEDLRRPEAILRHPDVLRLLDFSQPVAVMIVAVLHFIPDADRPEEFLRTLRAALAPGSYLVMSQASDDGRAGTGERAEAERVYRRTDNQLFIRSRAELAALFAGFDLVEPGVVWVPEWRPDAPEHAENAAQAVFMGGVGRLGG from the coding sequence ATGCAGCGGCCGGACTGGGCACCCGAGACCATCGACATCGAGCGCCCCAGCGTGGCCCGCATGTACGACTACTACCTCGGCGGCTCGCACAACTTCGCGGCCGACCGGGCCGCGGCACGAGCCATGGTGGAGGCGGTGCCGGAGGCCCCGCTGATGGCGCAGGCCAACCGGGCCTTCCTGCGCCGGGCGGTGCAGTTCCTCGCCGACTCCGGGGTACGCCAGTTCCTCGACATCGGCTCCGGCATCCCGACCGTCGGCAACGTGCACGAGATCGCCCAGCGGATCGACCCGGAGTCCCGGGTGGTCTACGTCGACGTCGACCCGGTCGCCGTGGCGCACAGCCAGGAGATCCTGGCCGGCAACGACCGGGCCGCGGTGGTCCAGGAGGACCTGCGCCGGCCCGAGGCGATCCTCCGCCATCCCGACGTCCTCCGGCTGCTGGACTTCTCCCAGCCGGTCGCCGTGATGATCGTGGCGGTGCTGCACTTCATCCCCGACGCCGACCGCCCGGAGGAGTTCCTGCGGACGCTGCGCGCGGCCCTGGCCCCCGGCAGCTACCTGGTGATGTCGCAGGCCAGCGACGACGGCCGGGCCGGCACCGGCGAGCGGGCCGAGGCCGAGCGGGTCTACCGGCGCACCGACAACCAGCTCTTCATCCGCAGCCGGGCCGAGCTGGCCGCCCTGTTCGCCGGCTTCGACCTGGTCGAGCCGGGCGTGGTGTGGGTGCCGGAGTGGCGGCCGGACGCCCCGGAGCACGCGGAGAACGCCGCGCAGGCGGTCTTCATGGGTGGGGTCGGGCGGCTCGGTGGGTGA
- a CDS encoding response regulator transcription factor — protein MTTSPTPATRTKVLLVDDHDLIRKGLRHAFERDRQFEVVGEAATAAEGVRQAGALQPDVVIMDLRLPDGSGLEATRALRKSSASMGIVVLTMYAGDDQLFGALEAGASAFVPKTAPADEVVAAARHAASSPSAFTAADLAEAMKRRLAPSGPQLSPREGQVLRLLADGMSVAGIAKQLFVSESTAKTHISKLYEKLGAANRAQALMTALRLGLLEAPDAPKF, from the coding sequence ATGACCACCAGCCCGACACCGGCCACCCGGACCAAGGTTCTCCTTGTCGACGATCACGATCTGATCCGTAAGGGTCTGCGGCACGCCTTCGAGCGGGACCGGCAGTTCGAGGTCGTGGGCGAGGCCGCCACGGCCGCGGAGGGCGTGCGCCAGGCCGGCGCGCTCCAGCCGGACGTAGTGATCATGGACCTGCGGCTGCCCGACGGCAGCGGCCTCGAGGCCACCCGCGCCCTGCGCAAGTCCAGCGCGTCGATGGGCATCGTGGTGCTCACCATGTACGCCGGCGACGACCAGCTCTTCGGTGCCCTGGAGGCGGGGGCCAGCGCGTTCGTGCCGAAGACCGCCCCGGCCGACGAGGTGGTGGCCGCCGCCCGGCACGCCGCCTCCTCCCCCAGCGCCTTCACCGCGGCCGACCTGGCCGAGGCCATGAAGCGCCGGCTGGCCCCGTCCGGCCCGCAGCTGTCCCCCCGCGAGGGTCAGGTGCTGCGGCTGCTCGCCGACGGCATGAGCGTCGCCGGCATCGCCAAGCAGCTGTTCGTCAGCGAGTCGACCGCCAAGACGCACATCTCGAAGCTCTACGAGAAGCTCGGCGCCGCCAACCGCGCCCAGGCGCTGATGACCGCGCTGCGGCTGGGGCTGCTGGAGGCCCCGGACGCCCCGAAGTTCTGA
- a CDS encoding GAF domain-containing sensor histidine kinase, whose protein sequence is MPASTPSQPPTQPLAAAARVVILALVAALTLFATRDATQLWWIALLGVAGLPAVLAPQHRLLAPISRFAEVMVLGLAASQVAADTHLTGVTGGLGASAVLPYLAVPVTVTALRRRFREGAALLVVAAATLLVSAAFTEVAGEPQLGQLGYLAVCAQWLILAGLGLYTAGTLQRVMRVRGEGKPQPYAEATRLLTQLRTVARQLPGATLDPGGISEHLLEELRVVAKTDRGAVLSASGGGRLVVLAQIGADRVDWETTLDADSAIADAWASQQPTTSARSQARSRASGEVSALIVPLVAGVRTVGLVVIEADTAHAYPPPVVSRVTALTGPAALRLEAALLFDEVRSLATNEERQRLAREIHDGVAQELVMVGYGIDNALATVHDDAEETADSLRTLRQEVTRVITELRLSLFELRSEVDRHGGLAAAIAEYARTVGASGGLRVHLSLDESTARLPAATEAELLRIAQEAVTNARKHAGAANLWVTCEVDPPYAQIEVSDDGHGIGDQRPDGHYGLAIMAERAERIRGRLEIRPRQPSGTTVAVVLGSSPRRDKVRGSAAAEGE, encoded by the coding sequence GTGCCCGCCTCGACACCCAGCCAGCCGCCGACCCAGCCCCTGGCGGCCGCGGCGCGCGTGGTCATCCTCGCGCTGGTCGCCGCCCTGACCCTGTTCGCCACCCGTGACGCCACCCAGCTCTGGTGGATCGCCCTGCTCGGCGTCGCCGGGCTGCCCGCCGTGCTGGCCCCGCAGCACCGGCTGCTCGCCCCGATCAGCCGCTTCGCCGAGGTGATGGTCCTCGGGCTGGCCGCCAGCCAGGTCGCCGCCGACACCCACCTCACCGGGGTGACCGGCGGGCTGGGCGCCTCGGCGGTGCTGCCGTACCTCGCCGTGCCGGTCACCGTGACCGCGCTGCGCCGCCGGTTCCGCGAGGGCGCGGCGCTGCTCGTGGTGGCGGCGGCCACCCTGCTGGTCAGCGCGGCCTTCACCGAGGTCGCCGGTGAGCCGCAGCTCGGCCAGCTCGGCTACCTGGCGGTCTGCGCGCAGTGGCTGATCCTGGCCGGCCTCGGCCTCTACACGGCCGGCACGCTCCAGCGGGTGATGCGGGTCCGCGGCGAGGGCAAGCCCCAGCCGTACGCGGAGGCGACCCGGCTGCTCACCCAGCTCCGCACGGTCGCCCGCCAGCTGCCCGGCGCCACCCTCGACCCGGGCGGCATCTCCGAGCACCTGCTGGAGGAGCTGCGGGTGGTGGCCAAGACCGACCGGGGGGCGGTGCTGTCGGCCAGCGGCGGCGGGCGGCTCGTGGTGCTCGCCCAGATCGGCGCGGACCGGGTCGACTGGGAGACCACTCTCGACGCCGACTCGGCCATCGCCGACGCCTGGGCCAGCCAGCAGCCGACCACCTCGGCCCGCTCGCAGGCCCGTTCCCGGGCCTCGGGTGAGGTCTCGGCGCTGATCGTGCCGCTGGTCGCCGGGGTGCGCACGGTCGGCCTGGTGGTGATCGAGGCGGACACCGCGCACGCGTACCCGCCTCCGGTGGTGTCCCGCGTGACCGCGCTGACCGGCCCGGCCGCGCTGCGCCTGGAGGCCGCGCTGCTCTTCGACGAGGTGCGCTCACTGGCCACCAACGAGGAGCGACAGCGGCTGGCCCGGGAGATCCACGACGGGGTCGCCCAGGAACTGGTGATGGTCGGGTACGGCATCGACAACGCCCTGGCCACGGTGCACGACGACGCCGAGGAGACCGCCGACTCGCTGCGCACCCTGCGCCAGGAGGTCACCCGGGTGATCACCGAGCTGCGGCTGAGCCTGTTTGAGCTGCGCAGCGAGGTGGACCGGCACGGTGGCCTGGCCGCCGCGATCGCCGAGTACGCGCGCACCGTCGGCGCCTCCGGCGGCCTGCGGGTGCACCTGTCCCTGGACGAGTCCACCGCCCGGCTGCCCGCCGCCACCGAGGCCGAACTGCTGCGCATCGCGCAGGAGGCGGTGACCAACGCCCGCAAGCACGCCGGGGCGGCGAATCTGTGGGTCACGTGTGAGGTGGACCCCCCGTACGCCCAGATCGAAGTGTCGGATGACGGTCACGGCATCGGTGACCAGCGCCCCGACGGGCACTACGGTCTTGCGATCATGGCCGAGAGGGCGGAACGTATCCGGGGCCGGTTGGAGATCAGGCCGCGGCAACCCAGCGGCACGACCGTGGCGGTGGTACTCGGCTCCTCGCCCCGGCGCGATAAGGTGCGCGGCAGCGCAGCAGCAGAAGGGGAGTAA